The proteins below are encoded in one region of Buttiauxella gaviniae:
- the gcvH gene encoding glycine cleavage system protein GcvH has product MSNVPNELKYSKEHEWLRKEADGTYTVGITEHAQELLGDMVFVDLPEVGSTVSTGDDCAVAESVKAASDIYAPISGEIIEVNTELSDSPELINSEPYAAGWIFKIKASDESELDGLLDATAYAALLEDE; this is encoded by the coding sequence ATGAGCAATGTGCCGAACGAATTGAAATACAGCAAAGAGCATGAGTGGCTGCGTAAAGAAGCGGATGGGACTTACACCGTCGGTATCACCGAGCATGCCCAAGAGTTGCTGGGCGATATGGTGTTTGTTGATCTGCCAGAAGTGGGTTCAACCGTGAGCACCGGTGATGATTGCGCCGTAGCCGAATCGGTAAAAGCGGCCTCCGATATTTACGCCCCCATCAGCGGCGAAATCATCGAAGTTAACACTGAACTCAGCGACTCGCCGGAGCTGATTAACAGCGAGCCTTATGCAGCCGGTTGGATCTTTAAGATCAAAGCCAGCGATGAGTCCGAGCTGGACGGTTTGCTGGATGCCACCGCGTATGCAGCCCTGTTGGAAGACGAGTAA
- the gcvT gene encoding glycine cleavage system aminomethyltransferase GcvT has translation MTQKTPLFEQHNLCGARMVDFHGWMMPLHYGSQIDEHHAVRNDAGMFDVSHMTIVDLKGSRTREFLRYLVANDVAKLTQPGKALYTAMLNASGGVIDDLIIYFQTEDYFRLVVNSATRENDLAWINQHAEPFSVSVTVRDDLSLIAVQGPNAQAKAAQLFTEEQRNAVAGMKPFFGVQAGDLFIATTGYTGEAGYEIAMPNEKAAEFWAQLVEIGVKPCGLGARDTLRLESGMNLYSQEMDESVSPLAANMGWTIAWQPEDRDFIGREALELQRERGTDQLVGLIMTEKGVLRNELPVRFTDESGNVQEGVITSGTFSPTLGYSIALARVPAGIGETAIVQIRNREMPVKVTKPIFVRGGKAVAQ, from the coding sequence ATGACTCAAAAGACCCCTTTGTTTGAACAGCACAATCTCTGCGGCGCGCGTATGGTGGATTTCCATGGCTGGATGATGCCATTGCACTATGGCTCGCAGATTGATGAACACCATGCGGTGCGCAACGATGCCGGAATGTTTGATGTCTCCCACATGACCATCGTTGATTTGAAAGGCAGCCGCACCCGCGAATTCCTGCGTTACCTCGTCGCCAACGACGTTGCCAAACTGACCCAGCCGGGCAAAGCCCTCTACACCGCAATGCTCAACGCTTCCGGCGGTGTTATCGATGACCTGATTATCTATTTCCAGACGGAAGACTATTTTCGCCTGGTGGTGAACTCCGCAACACGTGAAAACGATCTGGCGTGGATTAATCAACACGCAGAACCGTTCTCCGTTTCCGTTACCGTGCGCGATGACCTGTCGCTGATTGCCGTTCAGGGGCCAAACGCGCAGGCAAAAGCCGCGCAGTTGTTTACTGAAGAGCAACGCAATGCCGTTGCTGGCATGAAGCCATTCTTTGGTGTTCAGGCCGGTGACCTGTTTATTGCGACGACCGGCTATACCGGCGAAGCGGGTTATGAAATTGCGATGCCCAATGAAAAAGCGGCCGAGTTTTGGGCACAACTGGTAGAGATTGGCGTGAAACCTTGCGGCCTCGGCGCACGCGACACGCTTCGTCTGGAATCCGGTATGAACCTTTACAGCCAGGAAATGGACGAGAGCGTCTCTCCTCTGGCGGCGAACATGGGCTGGACTATCGCATGGCAGCCTGAAGATCGTGATTTTATTGGCCGCGAAGCGCTGGAACTCCAGCGTGAAAGAGGAACTGACCAGCTCGTTGGCTTGATCATGACCGAAAAAGGCGTATTACGTAATGAGCTGCCTGTCCGTTTTACAGATGAATCCGGTAACGTCCAGGAAGGGGTAATTACCAGCGGAACCTTCTCGCCTACGCTCGGTTACAGCATTGCTCTGGCACGTGTTCCTGCGGGTATTGGCGAAACCGCTATCGTTCAAATCCGTAACCGAGAAATGCCGGTAAAAGTGACTAAACCAATTTTTGTTCGCGGCGGTAAAGCTGTCGCGCAGTGA